Proteins from a single region of Elusimicrobiota bacterium:
- a CDS encoding aspartyl protease, giving the protein MGHIGIEVEISNIEKGRAMISIQGKEEPQPIWISDIIVKVLIGTTTLQMLGFKVNPITEKIEETQLMLY; this is encoded by the coding sequence ATGGGTCATATTGGGATTGAAGTAGAAATCTCAAATATAGAAAAAGGCAGGGCAATGATAAGTATTCAAGGTAAAGAAGAACCACAACCAATATGGATTTCAGATATAATTGTTAAAGTTTTAATAGGAACAACAACATTGCAGATGCTTGGCTTTAAGGTTAATCCGATAACAGAAAAAATTGAAGAAACACAACTGATGTTATATTAA
- a CDS encoding tetratricopeptide repeat protein has translation MGWKWVGIGLIIICTTVIYYASFQAPFILDDKSKIVNNPDIKKLNNIKTKLIYPYRNTNYTERNDPSRPLVYLTFTLNYFFGRLNPFGYHLVNFIFHIFNAILLFLLTKKIMIFLSLRGETEAIPKTEIIRYAQNDKLEYNQYFLPFLVTSLFAIHPVNTSAVSYIFSRSVGLSVFFYLLALLFFIEHQSLISYLLSLICFILALFSRQDAVTLPAIILVFDYIFLKSQNSRATEHETHVADEVEAPGSRPFSPLRASGSAGAETSATNAADGLKPRLQRHFSIAGYHIPYWIILVLFLLFRYFYFGKLGDLEAPAPIDAFIYFINQPYSILRYIGLLIIPAGICLDRGSLCPVTTLLDTRFVMPVIIVIGLLLIAVMLYQNKQPASKLISFAVLWFFITLSPTSSIFPTTSVMVDNRLYISGFGVYLILVYFYLGIIRRLKYKWLPVVPVFYFLFLGIITYKRNQLFANPVLLWQDTIKKSPYNIRPYNNLGFLYYEQKKYVQAINILKRAIFLKPDHTKAHNNLGIAYLAIKQYENAKKEFQEIIKLNPDNWEAHSNLGLLYFELKQYKESFKEYKKAISLSPICADTYNNLGILYFTLEKYEDAKKQFKKAIEINPDHWQARSNLAKLYSLQKKKL, from the coding sequence ATGGGCTGGAAATGGGTTGGAATCGGGCTAATAATAATATGCACTACGGTTATATATTATGCTTCTTTTCAGGCGCCTTTTATATTAGACGATAAGTCAAAAATCGTTAACAACCCGGATATAAAAAAACTGAATAATATCAAAACCAAACTCATTTATCCCTACCGTAATACCAACTATACCGAACGAAATGACCCTTCCCGACCTTTAGTATATTTAACCTTTACGCTGAATTATTTTTTTGGCAGATTGAACCCGTTTGGCTACCATTTGGTTAATTTTATTTTCCATATATTCAATGCGATATTACTTTTTTTACTTACAAAAAAAATAATGATATTTCTGTCATTGCGAGGTGAAACCGAAGCAATCCCAAAAACCGAGATTATTCGCTACGCTCAGAATGACAAGTTGGAATATAATCAATATTTCTTACCTTTTCTTGTAACATCTCTTTTTGCTATCCATCCTGTCAATACCAGCGCAGTATCATATATTTTTAGTCGTTCTGTTGGGCTATCAGTATTTTTTTATCTGCTGGCACTGTTATTTTTTATAGAACACCAGTCTCTTATCTCTTATCTCTTATCTCTTATCTGCTTCATACTGGCGCTTTTTTCAAGACAGGATGCTGTTACACTTCCAGCAATAATACTTGTGTTTGATTATATTTTTCTGAAAAGTCAAAATAGCCGAGCCACCGAGCATGAAACCCATGTAGCCGACGAGGTTGAAGCCCCTGGTAGCCGACCCTTCAGCCCTTTACGGGCTTCAGGGTCGGCAGGGGCTGAAACCTCGGCTACAAATGCGGCGGATGGACTGAAACCTCGGCTACAACGGCACTTTAGCATCGCCGGCTACCATATACCCTATTGGATTATACTTGTTTTATTCCTTTTATTCAGATACTTTTATTTTGGTAAATTAGGCGATTTAGAAGCACCTGCCCCTATAGATGCTTTTATCTATTTCATAAACCAGCCATATTCTATACTGCGATATATAGGGTTACTCATAATCCCCGCAGGAATTTGTTTAGACCGTGGCTCGCTGTGTCCTGTAACAACATTGCTTGACACCAGATTTGTAATGCCAGTAATAATTGTTATCGGGCTACTTTTGATTGCGGTAATGCTTTATCAGAATAAACAACCCGCATCAAAACTGATTTCGTTTGCTGTTTTATGGTTTTTTATAACACTCTCGCCAACTTCAAGCATTTTTCCGACTACAAGTGTTATGGTGGATAATCGGTTGTATATTTCCGGATTTGGGGTTTATCTAATTCTGGTTTATTTTTATCTTGGAATAATCAGGCGTCTGAAATATAAGTGGCTTCCGGTAGTTCCCGTTTTTTATTTTTTATTCCTTGGCATAATAACATACAAAAGAAATCAACTTTTTGCCAATCCTGTTCTGTTATGGCAGGATACTATTAAGAAATCACCGTATAATATCAGACCTTATAACAATCTTGGATTTCTGTATTACGAACAAAAAAAATATGTTCAAGCGATAAATATATTAAAACGGGCGATATTTTTGAAGCCAGACCATACAAAAGCACATAATAATCTTGGTATTGCGTATCTGGCTATAAAACAATATGAGAATGCAAAAAAAGAATTCCAGGAAATCATTAAACTGAACCCTGATAATTGGGAAGCACACTCCAATCTCGGCTTGTTATATTTTGAATTAAAGCAATACAAAGAATCTTTTAAGGAATACAAAAAAGCGATTTCGTTAAGTCCAATCTGTGCAGATACATATAATAATCTTGGTATTTTATATTTCACACTTGAAAAATATGAAGATGCAAAGAAACAATTCAAAAAAGCGATTGAAATAAATCCAGACCACTGGCAGGCACGCTCTAATCTTGCAAAATTGTATTCCCTACAAAAGAAAAAGCTCTGA